ATGGCTTCCATGATGTCCTTGCCGCGCTGCAGCAGCAGGTGGACGTGGTGTTCCTGCGGCACGCTCTGGCGCGCGCCGGTTTCGTTGTGGAAGTCGCTTTTTTCCACGATGGTCACGCGCGGATAGCGGCGGGCCAGCACGGCCGCCGCCAGGCAGCCGGCGACGCTGCCGCCCAGCACCACCGCGTGGGCGTTTTCAGTTGGGGACGTAGTCATTCAATGTCCTCGCGATGTAGTCGAGGTCCGCGTTGCCCAGGTCCGGGTGCAGCGGCACCGTGGTCAGCGAGCGCAGCAGCCGGGCGGCGTTGGGGCACTCCCGGCGGTAGCGCGCCAGCAGCGGCAGCTGGTACAGCGGCTGGTTGTCGTACTTGCCGATGTCGGACGGGATGCCGCGCGCCATCTGGTAGCGCACCAGTTGCCGGCCGTCATGGCCGACCGCCTGCAGCAGCAGCGCATAGCCGTTGGCTTGGCCATGCTCGGGCAGCGGCAATTCGCGCAGCGCCGGGTTGCCCAGCGCGGCCAGCAGCCGCTCGCGGTTGCTCAGACGGATATCCAAGTGCCGCGCCAACTGCCGGCTGCGCGCCAGGCCCAGCGCCGCTTGCAGGCCGCCCAGCTTCAGGTTGATGCCCACGCTCCGGCCGGTGAGGTTGCCGAAGCGGGTGTAGGCGCGGATGCGCTCGGCTCGCTCCGGATCGGCGGTCATGACGAAGCCGCCCTCGCCGGTGGACATGAATTTGCAGTCGTGGGTGCTGAAGCAGCAGATCTCGCCGATGCGCGCCAGCCAGTCGCCGTTCAGCCGGGTCATGTGGCAGTGGGCCAGATCCTGGATCAGCGGAATGCCGCGCGCGCGCAGCAAGGCCCAGGTCCGGTCCGAGGGGACGGGATAGCCCCACATCGGCACTTCGATCGCCGCGCGGGTGCGCGGTCCAAGGCAGCGTTGCAGGTCGTCCGGGTCCAGGCCGAAGCTGTCGGGCGCCGTGTCGCAGAACACCGGCACCAGGCCCTGCGCCAGAATGGGCAGCACGGTGCAGATCGGGCAGGTGGGCGCGAGCACCACTTCGTCGCCGGGGGAGAAGTCGATGCCGGCCAGCGCGGCGTGGACCGAGGCGGCGCCGGAGGAAACGGCGATCACGTGCGGGAAACCGTACAGGCTTCCCAGCGCCGCTTCGTATTCCGCGACGACGTCGGCGGTGCCGGACAGGCCGCCGCGCAGCGCGCGGGCGAGTTCGGCGGCATCGTCCGGCGTGTCGTGGGCGCAGGTTTCGGCGATGTGGCGTGTTTCAAGCGCGATCGTGCTCATCATCGGACTCCCTGCTGCACCGCCTGCCATACCGCCTGGTCGTCGTACAGGCCCTCCAGCATGCGGCGGAAATTGGCGAACATCGGCAACGCGTCCAGCCGTTCGCGCGGGAAGAAGCCGACTTCCACGGCTTCGCGGCCTGGTGGACAGCGCCGTTCCGGCGTCGCGCACAGGTAGATCAGGTCCAGGTGGTAGTGCGGGGTCTTGGGATCGGCGATGTACTCGCACAGCACCCGGTACGGGCGGTGCAGCGCGGAGACATCGGCCTCTTCATCCTCCAGCGCGAGATCCCGTTCGCCAAGCAGCCGAGCGTGGATCCCGGTTTCCTCGCGCACTTCGCGCAGCGCCGCCTCATCCGGCGTTTCGTGCCGTTCGACGTGGCCGCCGGGGTACAGCCAGACGCCGAGCTTGCGGTGCCGCAGCAGCAGCACCTCATGGTGGGGGTTGAGCACGAAGGCGGAAGCGGTGAAGTGCCGTTCCAACCCGGCGCGCTGCATCGCGCGGTCGGTGATCATGGCGCCTGGTACCCGTTGATGACGTCCGCCATGTAGTCCAACTCTTCCTCGCCCAGCGCCGGGTGTACCGGCAGCGTGGTCATGCCGGAGAGCAGCGCTTCGGCATTCGGGCAGTCGCGGCGGTACTGCTCCAGCGCCGGGAAGCGGTACAGCGCCTGGCAGCCGTAGCGCTTGATGTCGGATGGAATGCCGCGCGCGTCCAGGTAGTCGATGAAGGCGCGGTTGTCGGCGAACCCCAGTTCCAGGTTGAGAAAGTAGTAGTTGGGGTTGCCGCCTTCTATGATCCGCTTTTCCCGAACCTGGGGGTGGCGCAGCCGTTGCAGCAGATGGCGGGCATGGGTGCGCCGGCGGTCTATCTGCCCGGCGAGCTTGTCCAGCCGGCTGTGGCCCAGCGCCGCCGGCAGCGCGGCCAGCTTGTAGTTGAGGCCGAAGTCCGCGCCGTTGAGGTTGCCGAAGCGGCTGTAGGAGCGGCAGCGCTCGGCGAGCTCGGCGTCGTCGGTCAGCAGGAAGCCGCCCTCGCCGGTGGCCAGCGGCTTGCGCTCGTGGGTGCTGAAGCAGGACAGGTGGCCGTAGGACGACAGGTGCCGGCCGTGCAGCGTGCTGCCGTGCGAGTGGGCCAGGTCCAGAATCAGCTTCAAGTCCAGCGAGTCGGCCAGTCCCCGCAATTCGTCCACTTCAGTGGGGTAGCCCCACATCGGGATGTCGATCAGCGCCGAGGCTCGGGGGGTGACGCGTTCCCTCACCGAGTCCGGATCGGCGCCGAAACCGTGTTCGCGGGTGTCCACAAACACGGGATTGGCGCCGGCGGCGATGATGGGGTAGACCGTGCACAGCGGGCAGCTGGGCGTCAGCAACACGTCATCGCCGGGCTGCACGCCGGCGGCGAACAGCGCCACGCTCACGGCCGCGCCGCCGGAAGACACGGCGATGGCCTCGGCGGCGCCGAACCAGGCGGCCAGCGCTTGCTCGTAGGCGACGACGGTGTCGCTGGTGCCGGACAGCGCGCCGCGCAGCGCCCGCTCCAGCGCGGGGAGATCGTCCGGGTATTGCGGACG
This genomic window from Chromobacterium violaceum ATCC 12472 contains:
- a CDS encoding DegT/DnrJ/EryC1/StrS family aminotransferase; this encodes MMSTIALETRHIAETCAHDTPDDAAELARALRGGLSGTADVVAEYEAALGSLYGFPHVIAVSSGAASVHAALAGIDFSPGDEVVLAPTCPICTVLPILAQGLVPVFCDTAPDSFGLDPDDLQRCLGPRTRAAIEVPMWGYPVPSDRTWALLRARGIPLIQDLAHCHMTRLNGDWLARIGEICCFSTHDCKFMSTGEGGFVMTADPERAERIRAYTRFGNLTGRSVGINLKLGGLQAALGLARSRQLARHLDIRLSNRERLLAALGNPALRELPLPEHGQANGYALLLQAVGHDGRQLVRYQMARGIPSDIGKYDNQPLYQLPLLARYRRECPNAARLLRSLTTVPLHPDLGNADLDYIARTLNDYVPN
- a CDS encoding NUDIX hydrolase, with the translated sequence MITDRAMQRAGLERHFTASAFVLNPHHEVLLLRHRKLGVWLYPGGHVERHETPDEAALREVREETGIHARLLGERDLALEDEEADVSALHRPYRVLCEYIADPKTPHYHLDLIYLCATPERRCPPGREAVEVGFFPRERLDALPMFANFRRMLEGLYDDQAVWQAVQQGVR
- a CDS encoding DegT/DnrJ/EryC1/StrS family aminotransferase, with product MTATIAAAQTAGRVISDKYRPQYPDDLPALERALRGALSGTSDTVVAYEQALAAWFGAAEAIAVSSGGAAVSVALFAAGVQPGDDVLLTPSCPLCTVYPIIAAGANPVFVDTREHGFGADPDSVRERVTPRASALIDIPMWGYPTEVDELRGLADSLDLKLILDLAHSHGSTLHGRHLSSYGHLSCFSTHERKPLATGEGGFLLTDDAELAERCRSYSRFGNLNGADFGLNYKLAALPAALGHSRLDKLAGQIDRRRTHARHLLQRLRHPQVREKRIIEGGNPNYYFLNLELGFADNRAFIDYLDARGIPSDIKRYGCQALYRFPALEQYRRDCPNAEALLSGMTTLPVHPALGEEELDYMADVINGYQAP